GAAGTCAAGCGGGAAGGGGAACTGATCGTCCTCTCCATGCTCGGTGCTGACGCGCTGCCGGAATCCGGCGGTGGACCGAAGTGATCCCGGCGTGGTGACGGGAGCGAGCCGAACGTGACTCACAAAGAAACCCAGGCGGAGCGCCTCGCACGGCTGGAGACGGCCTTGGCGGAATTGGCACAGGATAACGAGCGCCTGTCGGACGAGGTGGAAGCGCTTCAAACCGAACTGCAAACCGTCCTGGAACTTCAGGCCGCCCTGCTGTACGCCCTCCGGGAAGACGAAGATCTGCAGCCGGTTCTGGATGCGGTCGCCGCCGAGCTGCGGCGGCGGCAGCAGGCTGATTGACGGGGCATCATCGACAGAACACCAGATTCAATTGCGGCCCGCTGGCACAACGCCAAGAGGCTCCGATGGGTATTGCAACGCCTTCCTCATCGAGTGAATCAGGCGCGATGCTGCAAGTCGCGGATGATTTCTCTGAGCACTTTCTGGAAGCGCGGGTGCTCACCCACGGGTGGCAGCACCCGAATGGCGACACCGGGGTGGACCTGGCGGGCGGCCTCGACCTGGGCGGGGATGTCCGTGGCGACGTGGCCGCCGCCTGACATGAAGAGGGGGAGGATCGCGATCCGCCGCAATCCGCGCCGCCCGGCCTCGGCCACCGCGTCGGCGAGCGTCGGGGGGATGAACTCCATGTAAGCCAGCAAGGGGCCACGCGCGTTCAATTCGACCGCCAAGTCGCGGACCAGATGTTCGAA
Above is a genomic segment from Acidobacteriota bacterium containing:
- a CDS encoding cobalamin biosynthesis protein CbiX, producing MPNDECLLLLAHGSPDPRWRKPFEHLVRDLAVELNARGPLLAYMEFIPPTLADAVAEAGRRGLRRIAILPLFMSGGGHVATDIPAQVEAARQVHPGVAIRVLPPVGEHPRFQKVLREIIRDLQHRA